One window from the genome of Amycolatopsis sp. NBC_01480 encodes:
- a CDS encoding succinate dehydrogenase iron-sulfur subunit: MTTATPEAPSSEASEEHTPITVTLKILRFNPEVDSEPHWESYDVPAQRTDRLLNLLFYVKDYIDGTFSFRRSCAHGVCGSDAMQINGINRLACKVLMKDLLEKDGKKTVISIAPIKGLTTLKDLYVDMDPFFEAYRAIKPYLITYGNEPSRERIQSQADRDRFDDTTKCILCACCTSSCPVYWNDGSYFGPAAIVNAHRFIFDSRDDGAEERLDILNDGEGVWRCRTTFNCTDACPRGIQVTKAIQEVKRALLFKRV; encoded by the coding sequence ATGACGACGGCAACCCCCGAGGCCCCCTCGTCCGAGGCCTCCGAAGAGCACACGCCGATCACGGTCACGCTGAAGATCCTGCGGTTCAACCCGGAGGTCGACTCGGAGCCGCACTGGGAGTCCTACGACGTCCCGGCGCAGCGCACGGACCGGCTGCTGAACCTGCTGTTCTACGTCAAGGACTACATCGACGGCACGTTCTCCTTCCGCCGCTCGTGCGCCCACGGCGTGTGCGGCTCGGACGCCATGCAGATCAACGGCATCAACCGGCTGGCCTGCAAGGTGCTGATGAAGGACCTGCTCGAGAAGGACGGCAAGAAGACCGTCATCTCGATCGCGCCGATCAAGGGCCTGACCACCCTGAAGGACCTCTATGTCGACATGGACCCGTTCTTCGAGGCCTACCGCGCGATCAAGCCGTACCTGATCACCTACGGCAACGAGCCGTCCCGCGAGCGCATCCAGTCCCAGGCCGACCGCGACCGCTTCGACGACACCACCAAGTGCATCCTCTGCGCCTGCTGCACGTCGTCCTGCCCGGTCTACTGGAACGACGGCTCGTACTTCGGCCCCGCCGCGATCGTCAACGCGCACCGCTTCATCTTCGACTCCCGCGACGACGGAGCCGAAGAACGCCTCGACATCCTGAACGACGGCGAAGGCGTCTGGCGCTGCCGCACCACCTTCAACTGCACCGACGCCTGCCCGCGTGGCATCCAGGTCACGAAGGCGATCCAGGAAGTGAAGCGCGCACTGCTGTTCAAGCGCGTCTGA
- a CDS encoding SCO4848 family membrane protein has product MRISRGTAWFLLAFGIWSWIIWITFAKNLWASDQSWSADGSPTAYFIVHAVLTVVSFVLGTIIGVLGWRAVRSTAKDREAEKTSAT; this is encoded by the coding sequence ATGCGCATCTCCCGTGGTACCGCGTGGTTCCTGCTGGCCTTCGGCATCTGGTCCTGGATCATCTGGATCACCTTCGCGAAGAACCTGTGGGCCAGTGATCAGTCCTGGTCAGCGGACGGTTCGCCGACCGCGTACTTCATCGTGCACGCGGTGCTGACGGTCGTTTCGTTCGTGCTCGGCACGATCATCGGCGTGCTGGGGTGGCGCGCGGTCCGGTCGACCGCGAAGGACCGGGAAGCCGAGAAGACGTCGGCCACCTGA
- a CDS encoding S8 family peptidase gives MSRLRQLLVPTALVSVVAGGLAAPASAAATPAVACDTTSTPFSYVVLYQPGSPQFVVDAELRAKCGAKVAYYPEIGVAVASSRNADFAQRIGVNRAYSGGKDVASQAARVSARSAVRELEATRRVAGDGDLSAQQWDMRAIHAPEANRVDQGSRSVTVGVLDSGIDAKHPALAKAVDAGSSAGCVTGAPDRTPASWAPTNSDHGTHVAGTIAGKDAARGFTGIAPGVRLASVKVVNDDGYIFPEAAVCGFVWAAQHGFRVTNNSYYIDPGMFYCSREPGDSAAYEAVRRAVVYSTRRGVLNVAAAGNSGFDVTKQTTDPNRPHPVDSSCGILPKAIDGVVTASSVGYAGTKSSFSNFGAISVTAPGGDFTQLPPTGSGEGCPLSTIFDGGYGTKCGTSMASPHVAGVAALLASRHPFASPRILTGLLEGQADPVACDAAECSGPARDNSYYGHGLVNALDAVR, from the coding sequence ATGTCCCGTTTACGCCAATTGCTCGTGCCCACGGCGCTGGTGTCCGTCGTCGCCGGTGGGCTGGCTGCGCCGGCCTCGGCCGCAGCTACCCCGGCAGTCGCCTGTGACACCACGAGCACGCCGTTCAGCTACGTGGTGCTGTACCAGCCGGGTTCGCCGCAGTTCGTGGTCGACGCGGAGCTTCGGGCCAAGTGCGGGGCGAAGGTGGCGTACTACCCGGAGATCGGCGTCGCCGTGGCGAGTTCGCGCAATGCGGACTTCGCGCAGCGGATCGGCGTCAACCGGGCTTATTCGGGCGGGAAGGACGTGGCCTCGCAGGCGGCTCGGGTCTCGGCGCGCTCGGCCGTCCGGGAGCTGGAGGCGACGCGGCGCGTGGCCGGTGACGGGGACCTTTCGGCCCAGCAGTGGGACATGCGCGCGATCCACGCGCCCGAGGCGAACCGGGTGGACCAGGGCTCGCGGTCGGTCACCGTCGGCGTGCTGGACTCGGGCATCGACGCCAAGCACCCGGCGCTGGCGAAGGCCGTCGACGCGGGTTCGTCAGCGGGCTGCGTGACGGGCGCGCCGGACCGCACCCCGGCGTCGTGGGCCCCGACGAACTCCGACCACGGCACGCATGTCGCTGGCACCATCGCGGGCAAGGACGCGGCGCGCGGCTTCACGGGCATCGCCCCGGGCGTGCGGCTGGCGTCGGTGAAGGTCGTGAACGACGACGGCTACATCTTCCCGGAGGCCGCCGTCTGCGGCTTCGTTTGGGCGGCGCAGCACGGTTTCCGCGTGACGAACAACAGCTACTACATCGACCCGGGCATGTTCTACTGCTCGCGCGAGCCGGGTGATTCGGCCGCGTACGAGGCCGTCCGGCGCGCGGTGGTGTACTCGACCCGCCGCGGCGTGCTGAACGTGGCGGCGGCGGGCAACAGCGGCTTCGACGTCACGAAGCAGACGACGGACCCCAACCGCCCCCACCCGGTCGACTCCTCGTGCGGCATCCTCCCGAAGGCGATCGACGGCGTCGTGACGGCCTCGTCGGTCGGCTACGCGGGCACAAAGTCCTCCTTCTCGAACTTCGGTGCCATCTCGGTCACGGCCCCAGGCGGCGACTTCACGCAACTCCCGCCCACGGGCTCCGGGGAGGGCTGCCCGCTGTCGACGATCTTCGACGGCGGGTACGGCACGAAGTGCGGGACTTCGATGGCCTCGCCGCATGTGGCCGGTGTGGCGGCTTTGCTGGCTTCGCGCCATCCGTTCGCTTCGCCGCGGATCTTGACGGGGTTGTTGGAGGGACAGGCGGATCCGGTGGCTTGTGATGCGGCGGAGTGCTCGGGGCCGGCGCGGGACAACTCGTATTACGGACACGGGTTGGTCAACGCCCTCGACGCGGTCCGGTAG
- a CDS encoding D-alanyl-D-alanine carboxypeptidase family protein: protein MFSASSRSPRLLVASLAVGVLSVVVPPVAGAAPQTGALTQAPSCATAAAPPAPVDTSEKPAPGQTVPPPLPVPAEPVGGPLLGSCTTILPPGAPPLPAGDTAASWVVQDLDTGDVIAAKNPHARERPASLIKTLLALVVVTELKPDKIVVPTEEDAKQECTCVGISAGAPYTVDQLLHGLLMHSGNDVAHAFATALGGVDVTVGKMNRLAARIGATDTRAATPSGLDGPGMSTSAYDLSVIFHYAMKQQEFAQAVGTKAYTIPASGGKPAIPVYNDNKLLGAYPGFLGGKTGFTDDARHTYVGAAERDGHRLAVVMMRAEQRPTLVVAQAGKLLDYGFALEDKHAAPVGRIAYEALVATAPPGAPPLNVAPAAAKSAPAAKPDPFGTTGWILTLVVAVIIAAGFTLRHRLRKQRSA from the coding sequence GTGTTCAGCGCCTCCTCCCGGTCACCCCGGCTCCTCGTCGCGTCGCTCGCCGTCGGCGTCCTGTCCGTCGTCGTACCACCGGTGGCGGGCGCGGCCCCCCAGACCGGCGCGCTCACGCAGGCACCGTCGTGCGCCACCGCCGCCGCGCCGCCGGCCCCGGTGGACACGTCCGAGAAGCCGGCCCCCGGCCAGACCGTGCCGCCGCCGCTGCCGGTCCCGGCCGAGCCGGTCGGCGGCCCGCTGCTCGGCAGCTGCACCACGATCCTCCCGCCCGGCGCACCGCCGCTGCCCGCCGGCGACACCGCCGCGTCGTGGGTCGTGCAGGACCTCGACACCGGCGACGTCATCGCCGCCAAGAACCCGCACGCGCGCGAGCGGCCCGCGTCGCTGATCAAAACACTGCTGGCGCTGGTGGTCGTCACCGAGCTGAAGCCGGACAAGATCGTGGTGCCGACCGAGGAGGACGCCAAGCAGGAGTGCACCTGCGTCGGCATCTCCGCCGGCGCGCCGTACACCGTCGACCAGCTGCTGCACGGCCTGCTGATGCACTCGGGCAACGACGTCGCGCACGCGTTCGCCACCGCGCTCGGCGGCGTGGACGTGACCGTCGGCAAGATGAACCGGCTGGCCGCGCGCATCGGCGCCACCGACACCCGCGCGGCCACGCCGTCGGGCCTCGACGGGCCGGGCATGTCGACCTCGGCCTACGACCTGAGCGTGATCTTCCACTACGCGATGAAGCAGCAGGAGTTCGCGCAGGCCGTCGGGACCAAGGCGTACACGATCCCGGCGTCCGGCGGGAAGCCCGCGATCCCGGTCTACAACGACAACAAGCTGCTCGGCGCCTACCCCGGTTTCCTCGGCGGCAAGACCGGCTTCACCGACGACGCCCGGCACACCTACGTCGGCGCCGCCGAGCGCGACGGGCACCGCCTGGCCGTGGTGATGATGCGCGCCGAGCAGCGGCCCACCCTCGTCGTCGCGCAGGCGGGCAAGCTGCTCGACTACGGCTTCGCGCTGGAGGACAAGCACGCGGCGCCGGTCGGGCGGATCGCGTACGAGGCGCTCGTCGCCACCGCCCCGCCCGGCGCGCCGCCGCTCAACGTCGCGCCCGCCGCGGCGAAGTCGGCCCCCGCCGCGAAGCCGGACCCGTTCGGCACCACCGGCTGGATCCTGACCCTGGTGGTCGCCGTGATCATCGCGGCCGGGTTCACCCTCCGGCACCGGCTCCGCAAGCAGCGCAGCGCTTAA